A window of the Desulfovibrio sp. UIB00 genome harbors these coding sequences:
- a CDS encoding AsnC family transcriptional regulator: MTQPTAHAATSATTETLMDSVDRQLLDIIQTGFPLTPRPYADLGQMLGIGEEEALERVRGLKARKIIRRLGANFQSAKLGFVSTLCAAKVPDEKMDDFVARVNACPGVTHNYLREHVYNIWFTLISPSREESQATLDALTEATGIAILNLPATKLYKIRVDFRMDN, from the coding sequence ATGACGCAGCCCACGGCCCACGCGGCCACCTCCGCCACCACAGAAACGCTGATGGACAGCGTTGACCGCCAGCTGCTGGATATCATCCAGACAGGCTTTCCCCTCACCCCGCGCCCCTATGCAGATTTGGGTCAGATGCTTGGCATCGGTGAGGAAGAAGCGCTCGAACGTGTGCGCGGCCTCAAGGCCCGCAAGATCATCCGCCGTCTGGGGGCCAACTTCCAGTCGGCCAAGCTGGGCTTTGTATCCACCCTGTGCGCCGCCAAGGTACCAGACGAAAAGATGGACGACTTTGTGGCCCGGGTAAACGCCTGCCCCGGCGTGACGCATAACTATCTGCGCGAGCATGTCTACAATATCTGGTTCACGCTTATCAGCCCCTCGCGTGAAGAAAGCCAGGCCACGCTTGATGCCCTCACCGAGGCCACCGGCATTGCCATTCTTAACCTGCCTGCCACCAAACTGTATAAAATCCGTGTGGATTTTCGCATGGATAATTGA
- the ahbD gene encoding heme b synthase: MSNHPHTMGHPGGHPAGHPGGHPAGAAGHPSAGHPDDISAPLRTLEDGSPACRLIAWEVTRSCNLACKHCRAEAHTEPYPGELSTEEAKALIDTFPQVGKPIIIFTGGDPMMRADVYELVAYAHSKGLPCAFSPNGTLITPENAQKIKDAGVNRCSISIDGPDAASHDSFRGVPGAFEASLRGIEYLKSVGVPFQINTTVTRNNLSSFKKIFELCERIGAAAWHIFLLVPMGRASGLADQVITAQEYEDVLHWLYDFRKSTSMHLKATCAPHYYRIMRQRAKEEGISVTPETFGMDALTRGCLGGTGFCFISHVGQVQPCGYLELNCGNVRETPFPQIWRESKYFLQFRDQSCYTGKCGVCEYHKVCGGCRARAHSMDGDHMGEEPLCTYIPAKLRRKENP, translated from the coding sequence ATGAGCAATCATCCTCACACCATGGGACACCCGGGCGGGCATCCCGCTGGTCATCCGGGCGGACACCCCGCAGGCGCTGCGGGCCACCCTTCCGCCGGGCATCCCGACGACATATCAGCCCCCCTGCGCACCCTTGAAGACGGCAGCCCCGCCTGTCGCCTCATCGCCTGGGAAGTGACCCGCTCCTGCAACCTGGCCTGCAAGCACTGCCGCGCCGAGGCCCACACGGAACCGTACCCCGGCGAGCTTTCTACAGAGGAAGCCAAGGCGCTCATCGATACCTTTCCGCAGGTGGGCAAACCCATCATCATCTTTACAGGCGGCGACCCCATGATGCGGGCCGACGTGTACGAGCTGGTGGCCTATGCCCACAGCAAGGGGCTGCCCTGCGCCTTTTCGCCCAACGGCACCCTCATTACCCCCGAGAACGCGCAAAAAATCAAGGATGCCGGGGTCAACCGCTGCTCCATTTCCATTGACGGGCCGGACGCCGCCAGCCACGATAGCTTCCGGGGCGTACCCGGCGCGTTTGAAGCTTCGCTGCGCGGCATCGAATACCTCAAATCCGTGGGCGTGCCCTTTCAGATCAACACCACGGTCACGCGCAACAATCTGAGCAGCTTCAAAAAGATTTTTGAGCTGTGCGAGCGCATCGGCGCTGCCGCATGGCACATCTTTTTGCTGGTGCCCATGGGCCGCGCCTCCGGACTGGCCGATCAGGTCATCACCGCGCAGGAATACGAAGACGTGCTGCACTGGCTGTATGATTTCCGCAAAAGCACCAGCATGCACCTCAAGGCCACCTGCGCGCCGCACTACTACCGCATCATGCGCCAGCGCGCCAAGGAAGAAGGCATCAGCGTTACGCCCGAAACCTTCGGAATGGACGCCCTCACACGCGGCTGCCTTGGCGGCACGGGCTTCTGCTTTATCAGCCACGTGGGGCAGGTACAGCCCTGCGGCTACCTCGAACTGAACTGCGGCAACGTGCGCGAAACGCCCTTCCCGCAGATTTGGCGCGAGAGCAAATACTTTTTGCAGTTCCGCGACCAGTCCTGCTACACGGGCAAGTGCGGCGTGTGCGAATACCACAAGGTCTGCGGCGGCTGCCGCGCCCGCGCCCACAGCATGGACGGCGACCACATGGGTGAAGAACCCCTGTGCACCTACATTCCGGCCAAACTGCGCCGCAAGGAAAACCCCTGA
- the hemB gene encoding porphobilinogen synthase: MTTFHRGRRLRATPELRSLVRETPPLLVEDCIMPYFVVETDDKGFRKEIGSMPGQFQLSLAELEKQVEKAVDTGLKSVILFGIPELKDEYASGAYAEDGIVQEAVRLLKHRWPKLYVITDVCLCEYMSHGHCGVLMPSGEVNNDATLPLLAKTAVSHAAAGADMVAPSDMMDGRVAAIREALDEGDLTATPIMSYAVKYASAYYGPFREAAESAPACGDRKSYQMDPANAREALLEAFADLEEGADALIVKPAGPYSDIIRTVRDNTSVPLCAYQVSGEYSMIRAAGLNGWIDERAVMLESLTGLKRAGADMIITYFTETILREGLAR; encoded by the coding sequence ATGACCACATTCCATAGAGGCCGCCGCCTTCGCGCCACTCCGGAACTGCGCTCCCTAGTACGCGAAACCCCGCCCCTTCTGGTTGAAGACTGCATCATGCCCTACTTCGTTGTGGAAACTGACGACAAGGGCTTTCGCAAAGAAATAGGCTCCATGCCCGGTCAGTTCCAACTCAGCCTTGCCGAACTGGAAAAACAGGTGGAAAAGGCCGTGGATACAGGCCTGAAATCCGTCATTCTTTTCGGCATTCCCGAACTCAAGGACGAATACGCCTCCGGCGCTTACGCCGAGGACGGCATCGTGCAGGAGGCCGTGCGTCTGCTCAAGCACCGCTGGCCCAAGCTTTACGTCATCACTGACGTCTGCCTGTGCGAATACATGAGTCACGGGCATTGCGGCGTACTCATGCCCTCTGGCGAAGTGAACAACGACGCCACCCTGCCCCTGCTTGCCAAAACAGCGGTGAGCCATGCGGCGGCAGGCGCGGACATGGTCGCCCCCTCCGACATGATGGATGGTCGGGTAGCCGCCATCCGCGAGGCGCTGGACGAAGGCGACCTTACGGCAACGCCTATCATGTCTTATGCCGTCAAATACGCCTCGGCCTACTACGGCCCCTTCCGCGAAGCGGCGGAAAGCGCTCCGGCCTGCGGCGACCGTAAATCCTATCAGATGGACCCGGCCAACGCCCGAGAAGCCCTGCTTGAGGCCTTTGCCGACCTAGAAGAAGGCGCGGACGCCCTGATTGTGAAGCCCGCCGGGCCCTACAGCGACATCATTCGCACCGTGCGCGACAATACCAGCGTACCCCTGTGCGCCTATCAGGTGAGCGGCGAATACTCCATGATCCGCGCGGCTGGCCTCAACGGCTGGATTGACGAACGCGCCGTCATGCTGGAATCCCTCACGGGCCTGAAACGCGCCGGGGCGGACATGATCATCACCTACTTTACAGAAACCATCCTGCGCGAAGGACTGGCACGATAA
- the ahbC gene encoding 12,18-didecarboxysiroheme deacetylase: MIGISKLYCGQVEPSDALRYGRESGKLPSHLLQFSKDKKPVVVWNMTQRCNLKCVHCYAHAIEVDGSDDINTEQAKTMINDLAAYGAPVMLFSGGEPLVRKDLVELASHATSKGMRAVISTNGTLITKEKARELKEVGLSYVGISLDGMEAVHDKFRGVPGAFKKALEGIANCQAEGLKVGLRFTINKRNVSEIPGIFRLLKDLEVPRACFYHLVYSGRGSELIKEDLDHAETRHVLDLIMDETRALFDAGKPKEILTVDNHADGPYVWMRMKREDPKRAEEVFELLQYNEGNSSGRGIGCISWDGKVHADQFWRDHTFGNVLERPFSQIWDDPQIELLHKLKDKKAHVKGRCAKCQFLNICGGNFRARAEAYYGDEWAQDPACYLTDEEIGIK, encoded by the coding sequence ATGATAGGCATTTCCAAGCTGTATTGCGGACAGGTCGAGCCTTCCGACGCCCTGCGTTACGGACGCGAATCGGGCAAGCTGCCCTCGCACCTGCTGCAGTTCTCCAAAGATAAGAAGCCCGTTGTGGTCTGGAACATGACCCAGCGTTGCAACCTCAAATGTGTGCATTGCTACGCCCACGCCATTGAAGTTGACGGCTCGGACGATATCAATACCGAGCAGGCCAAGACCATGATCAATGATCTGGCGGCCTACGGCGCGCCGGTCATGTTGTTCTCCGGCGGCGAACCGCTGGTGCGCAAGGATCTGGTGGAGCTTGCCAGCCATGCCACCTCCAAGGGCATGCGCGCGGTTATTTCCACCAACGGCACGCTTATCACCAAGGAAAAGGCCCGCGAACTCAAGGAAGTGGGGCTTTCCTACGTTGGTATTTCGCTGGACGGCATGGAAGCCGTGCACGATAAGTTTCGCGGCGTGCCCGGTGCTTTCAAAAAAGCGCTCGAAGGCATTGCCAACTGTCAGGCCGAAGGCCTCAAGGTGGGCCTGCGCTTTACCATCAACAAGCGCAACGTGTCTGAAATTCCCGGTATCTTCCGCCTGCTCAAGGATCTGGAAGTGCCCCGCGCCTGCTTCTACCACCTGGTGTACTCTGGCCGTGGTTCCGAACTGATCAAGGAAGATCTGGATCACGCCGAAACCCGCCACGTGCTTGATCTTATCATGGACGAAACCCGCGCCCTTTTCGACGCTGGCAAGCCCAAGGAAATCCTCACTGTCGATAACCACGCCGACGGCCCCTACGTGTGGATGCGCATGAAGCGCGAAGATCCCAAGCGTGCCGAAGAAGTTTTTGAGCTTTTGCAGTACAACGAGGGCAACAGCTCTGGTCGCGGTATCGGCTGTATTTCGTGGGACGGCAAGGTTCACGCCGACCAGTTCTGGCGCGACCACACTTTTGGCAACGTGCTGGAACGCCCCTTCTCGCAGATTTGGGACGACCCGCAGATCGAACTGCTGCACAAGCTCAAGGACAAGAAAGCCCACGTCAAGGGCCGTTGCGCCAAGTGCCAGTTCCTGAACATTTGCGGCGGCAACTTCCGCGCCCGCGCCGAAGCCTATTACGGCGACGAATGGGCTCAGGATCCTGCCTGCTATCTGACGGATGAGGAAATCGGCATCAAGTAG
- the alaS gene encoding alanine--tRNA ligase, which produces MLTAKEIRSRYLEFFKRHQHEIVESGPIIPPNDPTLLFTNAGMVQFKKLFLGEEKRAYSRATTCQKCLRVSGKHNDLENVGRTARHHTFFEMLGNFSFGDYFKREAITWAWEFVTKELELPKEKLWVTVFREDDEAAAIWAEVAGLPADRIVRMGEKDNFWTMGDTGPCGPCSEIYVDQGEDMSCGPDCGIGKCDCDRFLEIWNLVFTQFDQSADGTRVALANPNIDTGMGLERMAAVAQGKRSNFDCDLFQEIIQYAASLANVSYSFSAPDTNDVDTALRVIADHSRSAAFLVAGGVLPSNEGRGYVLRRLIRRALRFATLIGVNEPFMYKVARKVTEVMGDAYPELTEHADFIARAVHEEEQRFSLTLQKGLELLDEELATLKAAGQMQIPGEFCFKLYDTYGFPLDIVTDVAEKRGFTADAKGFEKHMGEQRKRAREHQKKGGLLGQADGANVFKPLLDAGVTSTFVGYERLTETSPLTLLLNAAGEEVADLGEGDTGYAITAATPFYGEGGGQAGDMGTLASTSGEARVLTTHKPAPTLLVHEIEVTKGELHKGGEATLKVDADQRKSTARNHTCTHLLHAALRRALGTHVKQAGSLVDPHRLRFDFSHIAALTPEELAAVERDVNRAIMADLPVAAREMPVAEAMATGAMALFGEKYGDIVRVLTVSGAEKGEPESVELCGGTHLERTGEAGAFMIVSESGVAAGTRRIEAVTGWNAYAQAVEQRAELAALSGILKARPGQLAERVTALQGDVKKLRKASEKAAAAPATGADLAARAQDVNGVRMLAAKLDNVPVKALREVMDDVRSRLADNAVVCLATAEDGKVGLLLYVSKDLHGKFTAPALIKDVAAPCGGSGGGRPDLAQAGGTKADGIDEAFAVLKQRIEQ; this is translated from the coding sequence ATGCTCACCGCCAAAGAAATCCGCAGCCGCTACCTCGAATTTTTCAAACGCCACCAGCATGAAATTGTCGAATCCGGCCCCATCATTCCGCCCAACGACCCCACCCTGCTGTTCACCAATGCTGGCATGGTGCAATTCAAAAAGCTGTTTCTTGGCGAGGAAAAGCGTGCATACAGCCGCGCCACCACCTGCCAGAAATGTCTGCGCGTTTCGGGCAAGCACAACGACCTTGAAAACGTGGGCCGCACAGCGCGCCACCACACGTTTTTTGAAATGCTGGGCAACTTTTCTTTCGGCGACTATTTCAAGCGCGAAGCCATCACCTGGGCCTGGGAATTTGTAACCAAGGAGCTTGAACTGCCCAAGGAAAAGCTCTGGGTCACAGTGTTCCGCGAAGATGACGAAGCTGCGGCCATTTGGGCCGAAGTTGCCGGGCTGCCCGCCGACCGCATCGTGCGCATGGGCGAAAAAGACAACTTCTGGACCATGGGCGATACCGGCCCCTGCGGCCCCTGTTCCGAAATTTATGTGGATCAGGGCGAAGACATGTCTTGCGGGCCGGACTGCGGCATCGGCAAGTGCGACTGCGACCGGTTCCTTGAAATCTGGAACCTCGTGTTCACCCAGTTTGACCAGTCTGCCGACGGCACCCGCGTGGCTCTTGCCAATCCCAACATTGATACGGGCATGGGGCTTGAACGCATGGCCGCCGTTGCGCAGGGCAAGCGCTCCAACTTTGACTGCGACCTGTTTCAGGAAATCATCCAGTACGCCGCATCGCTTGCCAATGTGAGCTACAGCTTCAGCGCGCCCGACACCAACGATGTGGATACGGCCCTGCGCGTCATTGCCGACCACAGCCGCTCGGCGGCCTTCCTTGTGGCTGGCGGCGTGCTGCCCTCCAACGAGGGCCGGGGCTATGTGCTGCGTCGTTTGATTCGCCGCGCCCTGCGCTTTGCCACGCTCATTGGCGTGAACGAACCCTTCATGTACAAGGTGGCCCGCAAGGTTACGGAAGTGATGGGCGACGCCTATCCCGAACTGACCGAACATGCCGACTTTATCGCCCGCGCCGTGCACGAGGAAGAACAGCGTTTCTCCCTCACCCTGCAAAAGGGTCTGGAGCTTCTGGATGAAGAACTGGCGACCCTCAAAGCCGCCGGGCAGATGCAGATTCCTGGTGAGTTCTGCTTCAAGCTGTACGACACCTATGGCTTCCCGCTCGATATCGTGACTGACGTTGCCGAAAAGCGCGGCTTCACCGCTGACGCCAAGGGCTTTGAAAAGCACATGGGCGAACAGCGCAAGCGCGCCCGAGAACATCAGAAAAAAGGCGGCCTACTGGGCCAGGCTGACGGCGCAAACGTGTTCAAGCCCCTGCTGGACGCTGGCGTAACCAGTACCTTTGTGGGTTATGAACGCCTGACCGAAACCAGCCCCCTGACCCTGCTGCTCAATGCCGCTGGTGAAGAAGTGGCCGACCTCGGCGAAGGCGACACCGGCTACGCCATTACCGCTGCCACGCCTTTTTACGGCGAGGGCGGCGGCCAGGCTGGCGACATGGGCACGCTGGCAAGCACCTCCGGCGAGGCGCGGGTGCTGACCACCCACAAGCCTGCCCCCACCCTGCTGGTGCATGAAATTGAAGTGACCAAGGGTGAGCTGCACAAGGGCGGCGAGGCCACCCTCAAGGTGGACGCCGACCAGCGCAAATCCACTGCCCGCAACCACACCTGCACCCACCTGCTCCACGCCGCCCTGCGCCGCGCGCTGGGCACCCATGTGAAGCAGGCCGGTTCTCTGGTTGACCCGCACCGCCTGCGTTTTGACTTTTCACACATTGCGGCCCTCACGCCCGAAGAACTGGCGGCGGTGGAGCGCGACGTGAACCGCGCCATCATGGCCGACCTGCCTGTGGCCGCCAGGGAAATGCCCGTGGCCGAAGCCATGGCAACCGGAGCAATGGCCCTGTTTGGCGAAAAATATGGCGATATTGTGCGCGTGCTCACAGTTTCCGGCGCGGAAAAAGGCGAACCTGAATCTGTGGAACTGTGCGGCGGCACACACCTTGAACGCACCGGCGAGGCCGGGGCCTTCATGATCGTTTCTGAAAGCGGCGTGGCCGCCGGCACGCGGCGCATAGAGGCCGTAACCGGCTGGAATGCCTATGCCCAGGCTGTTGAACAGCGCGCGGAACTTGCCGCGCTTTCGGGCATACTCAAGGCGCGCCCCGGCCAGTTGGCCGAGCGCGTGACCGCCCTGCAAGGCGATGTGAAAAAGCTGCGCAAGGCCTCGGAAAAGGCCGCTGCCGCTCCTGCCACCGGGGCCGATCTGGCCGCCCGCGCGCAGGACGTCAACGGAGTGCGCATGCTGGCCGCCAAACTTGACAATGTTCCTGTGAAAGCCCTGCGCGAAGTCATGGACGATGTGCGCTCGCGCCTTGCCGACAATGCCGTTGTCTGCCTGGCAACAGCCGAAGACGGCAAGGTGGGGCTTTTGCTTTACGTTTCCAAAGACCTGCACGGAAAATTCACTGCTCCCGCGCTTATCAAGGACGTAGCCGCTCCCTGCGGCGGCTCCGGCGGCGGCAGACCCGACCTGGCCCAGGCGGGCGGCACAAAGGCCGATGGCATTGACGAGGCCTTTGCCGTGCTGAAACAACGCATCGAACAATAA
- the recA gene encoding recombinase RecA — translation MAKKPAMSQENARAEALGTALATIERKYGKGAVMKLSDDAHVNIPVIPTGSIGLDLALGVGGIPRGRISEIFGPESSGKTTLTLHIIAECQKMGGTCAFVDAEHALDVSYAKRLGVNTDELLISQPDYGEQALDIADMLVRSGAVDLVVVDSVAALIPQAELEGDMGESQVGGHARLMSHAMRRLTGTIHKSRTSVIFINQIRMKIGVTGYGSPETTTGGNALKFYSSVRLDIRRIQTLKDKEESFGSRTRVKVVKNKVAPPFRSAIFDILYGQGISRSGELLDLGIEAKIIDQSGSWFAFGSEKLGQGREKVRALLDENLDLRNQIEAKVVEFLGLNPKEFTPTAEDLDEGEAPAPTYE, via the coding sequence ATGGCGAAGAAACCGGCCATGAGTCAGGAAAACGCGCGCGCCGAAGCCTTGGGCACCGCACTTGCCACCATTGAGCGCAAGTACGGCAAGGGCGCTGTGATGAAGCTTTCCGACGATGCCCACGTCAATATCCCCGTGATCCCCACAGGTTCCATCGGCCTTGATCTGGCCCTTGGCGTGGGGGGCATTCCGCGCGGGCGCATCAGCGAAATTTTTGGCCCGGAATCTTCGGGCAAAACCACGCTGACCCTGCACATCATCGCAGAATGCCAAAAAATGGGCGGCACCTGCGCCTTTGTGGACGCAGAACATGCCCTTGACGTTTCTTACGCCAAGCGACTCGGCGTCAACACTGACGAACTGCTCATCTCGCAGCCCGACTACGGCGAACAGGCGCTGGACATTGCCGACATGCTCGTGCGTTCCGGCGCGGTTGACCTTGTGGTGGTCGACTCCGTGGCCGCGCTTATTCCGCAGGCCGAACTGGAAGGCGACATGGGCGAATCGCAGGTAGGCGGTCACGCCCGCCTCATGTCGCATGCCATGCGCCGCCTCACTGGCACCATCCACAAATCGCGCACGTCCGTCATCTTCATCAACCAGATCCGCATGAAGATCGGCGTCACCGGCTACGGCAGCCCCGAAACCACCACTGGCGGCAACGCGCTCAAGTTCTATTCTTCCGTGCGGCTGGACATCCGCCGCATCCAGACCCTCAAGGACAAGGAAGAATCCTTCGGCTCGCGCACAAGGGTCAAGGTGGTCAAAAACAAGGTTGCCCCGCCCTTCCGCAGCGCCATTTTTGATATTCTGTACGGTCAGGGCATTTCGCGCTCCGGCGAACTGCTTGACCTCGGCATTGAAGCCAAGATCATCGACCAGAGCGGCTCGTGGTTTGCATTTGGCAGCGAGAAGCTCGGCCAGGGGCGCGAAAAAGTACGCGCGCTGCTGGACGAAAACCTTGATCTGCGCAACCAGATTGAAGCCAAGGTTGTGGAATTTCTGGGTTTGAACCCCAAGGAATTCACGCCCACCGCAGAAGACCTGGACGAAGGGGAAGCCCCCGCGCCCACTTACGAATAA
- a CDS encoding tRNA(5-methylaminomethyl-2-thiouridylate) methyltransferase has protein sequence MSDSPQIIVLFSGGLDSLLTAKLLERQGLAVRCLHFYSPFFGGEAVAARWRKTYDLDIVTQDVGPQFAAMLRQRPEHGFGKVLNPCVDCKILLLREARKYMESVGAKALASGEVLGQRPMSQRRDTLNVIMRDAAVADILLRPLCAKHLPPTPVEESGLVDRSRLLGIWGRGRTEQLNLAKEYGIKEIPTPGGGCRLTERENARRYWLVLTRLPEPSANDFTLANLGRQFWHSEGQNHYWLCVGRNSADNDLLAAAAGPDDLILRMRDMPGPLALARNGALWPEDVLRTACQMTASYAPKAVATGGDVFVRARRGEEFTDISVPTQRCEDLWNEPAWDEIKGVIRAEARERQAAQDAAKAAAREARYEAERLEAGREDDPTGA, from the coding sequence ATGAGCGATTCTCCCCAAATCATCGTACTATTTTCCGGCGGGCTCGACAGCCTGCTCACAGCAAAACTGCTTGAACGTCAGGGTCTCGCCGTGCGTTGCCTGCATTTTTATTCGCCCTTCTTTGGCGGCGAAGCTGTGGCGGCACGTTGGCGCAAGACTTACGATCTTGATATTGTTACTCAGGATGTCGGCCCCCAGTTTGCCGCCATGCTGCGCCAAAGGCCGGAACACGGCTTTGGCAAGGTGCTCAACCCCTGCGTTGACTGCAAGATACTGCTGCTGCGCGAGGCCCGCAAATATATGGAAAGCGTGGGCGCCAAGGCTCTGGCTTCGGGCGAGGTGCTGGGCCAGCGGCCCATGTCGCAGCGGCGCGACACGCTGAACGTCATCATGCGCGACGCCGCCGTGGCTGACATCCTGCTGCGCCCCCTGTGCGCCAAGCATCTGCCGCCGACCCCTGTGGAAGAAAGCGGGCTTGTGGACCGCTCGCGCCTGCTGGGTATCTGGGGCAGGGGCCGCACCGAGCAGCTGAACCTTGCCAAGGAATACGGCATCAAGGAAATCCCCACTCCGGGGGGCGGCTGCCGTCTGACCGAGCGCGAGAACGCCCGCCGCTACTGGCTGGTGCTTACGCGCTTGCCGGAGCCAAGCGCCAATGATTTTACCCTTGCCAATCTTGGGCGTCAGTTCTGGCACAGCGAGGGACAGAACCACTACTGGCTGTGCGTTGGCCGCAACAGCGCGGACAACGACCTGCTGGCCGCCGCCGCAGGGCCGGACGACCTGATCCTGCGCATGCGCGATATGCCGGGGCCACTGGCACTGGCCCGCAATGGGGCCTTGTGGCCCGAGGACGTGCTGCGCACCGCCTGTCAGATGACAGCCTCCTACGCGCCCAAGGCCGTGGCCACTGGGGGGGATGTGTTTGTGCGCGCCCGCCGTGGCGAGGAATTCACAGACATATCCGTTCCCACGCAGCGTTGCGAGGATCTGTGGAACGAACCCGCCTGGGACGAGATAAAGGGCGTTATCCGCGCTGAAGCGCGCGAACGGCAGGCCGCACAGGATGCCGCCAAGGCTGCAGCACGCGAAGCCCGCTACGAGGCCGAGCGACTTGAAGCCGGACGGGAAGACGATCCAACTGGTGCCTGA
- the dksA gene encoding RNA polymerase-binding protein DksA, whose translation MDHKDLEYFRKLLSDMLEEAKQKGDSTLEELTDSNEVFADPADRATAESDRAFTLRIRDRERRLIRKIQAALTRIDDGTYGICEDCGDDISVPRLKARPVTRLCINCKAKQEEDEHLRGD comes from the coding sequence ATGGATCACAAGGATTTGGAATACTTTCGCAAGCTTCTTTCCGACATGCTTGAAGAAGCGAAGCAGAAGGGTGACAGCACCCTGGAAGAACTGACGGATAGCAACGAAGTGTTTGCCGACCCGGCTGACCGCGCCACTGCAGAATCCGACAGGGCCTTTACCCTGCGCATCCGTGACCGTGAGCGCCGCCTGATCCGCAAGATCCAGGCAGCCCTTACCCGCATTGACGATGGCACCTACGGGATTTGCGAAGACTGCGGCGACGACATCAGCGTTCCCCGTCTCAAGGCCCGGCCTGTGACGCGTTTGTGCATCAACTGCAAAGCTAAACAGGAAGAAGACGAACACCTTCGCGGCGATTAA